In Vanessa cardui chromosome 8, ilVanCard2.1, whole genome shotgun sequence, the following are encoded in one genomic region:
- the LOC124532034 gene encoding putative odorant receptor 92a translates to MLESNPLRQEIVHELEFLRSMGTKIFLYPFIGRKMLEMFGYIITYILVLCTAVQLALTLFSLSTKDWLEIINVAPNLGVVVMTVIKYTKIQIHKELYDEIFNHFRDDMWNIVGQNSPAHKHIIMKYKWITVMINRFLLYYSILLTIVVNSFPYLVMMYEKKANGVTDEYLYPFDGWYPFDKVKWYTGAYIWESCMTAVVVCVYGFSNMIHASYIIFICMELRILGNCLEEILSPENITELSEGRNVNLIHSTVTRKLKIIIAKHEFLAKRSAKLDAVLGDAMLLNFSLGAIFICLTAFTFMVVDNLYKSVRYFFMFASLLVEIFNQCFIGQVLSDHSENLTNAVYFSNWPNASPEAKKIMLMLMMRTQKPFELTGNGYFVMNMNTFSSICSTSYQFFNLLRTVYL, encoded by the exons ATGTTGGAATCAAATCCACTGAGGCAAGAAATAGTACACGAATTGGAATTCCTCCGATCGATGGGtacgaaaatatttctttacccCTTCATTGGAAGAAAAATGTTGGAAATGTTTGGATACATCATAACTTATATCCTTGTTCTATGCACAGCGGTTCAACTCGCGCTcactttattttcattaagtaCCAAAGATTGGCTGGAGATCATTAATGTGGCTCCAAATTTAGGAGTAGTGGTCATGACTGTTATAAAATACACgaaaattcaaatacataaagAACTTTATGACGAAATATTCAACCATTTCCGCGATGACATGTGGAATATCGTTGGACAAAATTCGCCTGCACACAAACATATCATTATGAAGTATAAATGGATAACTGTTATGATCAATCGATTTCTGCTCTATTACTCAATACTTTTGACAATTGTTGTGAACTCTTTTCCGTATCTAGTAATGATGTATGAAAAAAAAGCCAACGGAGTCACTGATGAATATTTGTATCCTTTTGACGGATGGTATCCATTTGACAAGGTGAAATGGTACACAGGTGCCTATATCTGGGAGAGTTGCATGACGGCAGTCGTTGTATGCGTGTATGGATTTTCAAATATGATACATGCAtcgtacattatatttatttgtatggagCTAAGGATACTTGGAAATTGCttggaagaaatattaagtcCTGAAAATATTACTGAATTATCCGAAGGACGTAACGTTAATCTAATTCATAGCACAGTTAcaagaaagttaaaaataataatagcaaagCATGAGTTTTTAGCAAA AAGATCGGCTAAGCTCGACGCAGTTTTGGGAGATGCAATGCTTCTAAACTTTTCCCTGGGAgctatattcatttgtttaacgGCTTTCACATTCATG gTCGTAGATAACTTGTACAAATCTGTACGGTATTTTTTCATGTTTGCTTCACTACTTGTTGAGATATTTAATCAATGTTTCATTGGCCAAGTTTTGAGTGATCat AGCGAAAACTTAACAAATGCTGTGTATTTTTCCAATTGGCCGAACGCGAGTCCTGAAGCGAAAAAAATCATGCTGATGCTAATGATGCGGACTCAGAAGCCTTTCGAATTAACTGGAAATGGATATTTTGTTATGAACATGAACACATTTAGCAGC aTTTGCAGCACATCatatcaattttttaatttactcagGACTGTTTATctttag